The window TGTCTTGACAGGGTGGCTCCcctcctggggtctcctgcaccagACTCCTGCCTTCCGGTGCCTTTGCACTGTGTCCCCCTTTCCCCACCAGGCTGTGAGGTGCCCTGGGCCACTCTGGGCGTGGCTTCGGTGCCCCCAGACATCTTCAGCACTCAACACTCCCCGCTCCTTCCTGCAGGATTTGAGCAAATACTGCTCCTGAGAAAACTCTGCCCTTCTCCCCATTGCCCAGACCTTCAGCTCTCCACTAAGGTCCTGGCAGTCGCTGATAAGAGTTTCTGCAGAGGGCAGCTTTTGAAGGGTCCAGCTAGGGCCTCAAAGGGTTGAATCCTTCCTGCCTGGTAGCTCACGGGGACCCCAATAGGGAGCAAGATGCTTTTCTCCTCTCAGACCTCCCAGAGTGTTTTGAAAGGTAGCCTGAGTGCAGCCGGTCCACATGTAGCTCTGCACGTGGTCCCCAGGCAAACATGTCTACCTCTCTGCCCGGATCGATGGCAGCCTGGTCATCAGGCCATACACTCCCGTCACCAGCGATGAGGACCAGGGCTACGTGGATCTTGTCATCAAGGTAAGAGGGTCAGAAGGAGCCCCCGGAGCCCTTGTCCTCCTCCCTCTGAGCTTTGTAGAAACTTCCAAGATGTGTTGGATAGGAGGCATTGCATGTCCTTTGTGGACGTGAAGACAGAGCCCTGGTGTCATCCCTGCCCAGCTTCAGGAAGGTTCTGTCACCGGGGGACTCAGAAGCCAGGGACATTCAAATAAAGTTCTTTCCATTCTGTCGTATCAGGTCTATCTGAAGGGTGTGCACCCCAAATTTCCTGAGGGAGGGAAGATGTCTCAGTACCTGGATAGCCTGAAGATTGGGGACGTGGTGGAGTTTCGGGGGCCAAGCGGGCTGCTTACTTATGCCGGAAAAGGTAACGGCCCACCCCCACGACTCTGGTGCCCGCGGACCTCTCTGCGGAGTGTGgctctgtgtgtgcgtgcacgtgggTGAGGCCTGCCTGCCCCGCCTGTGAACACAGCCCCGGTGTTAGACGAAGGTGTCTTCCGCAGCCCCATGGCCCGAGATCAGTTCCGCATCCACACAGTTCAACAGCCATGACAGCCGTGGGGATGACTGACAGGCGTGCGCTGCTCCCGCTCTGCCTCAGAGACTCACCCCCAGGCCGGGCTGCAGAGAGCCAGGGATGACAGCGGCGTTCGCCCTTCCCATGGGAATAGCGGGTGCATTAGGCAGCCTGGGCGCTGCTCTGGGCCACTGGGGAGGTAGAGTCACACCTGGCCCCGTGCCTGTCGCCCTCGCCAGGGAGTGACCCTCTGCAGGAGGCAGCTAATGACTCACTGTTGCTCATCATGTGGGACAGACAGTCCTGGCCTGGTTGTCCCGCAAGCGCCTCGTTGTCAGGGCTGGCCCAGCACCCCCGCTCCAGGATCGGATTCCACAGCAGCTGCTGAGCTGGCCTGGGCTGTGTTTTCGACTCTGCATTTGTTTTCTTACGTCGCTGAATTGACTTTGTTCTTTCTCGCATCTCTTCACTCAACCTCTCAGGGAAGTTTAACATCCAGCCCAACAAAAAGGCTCCACCAGAAGCGCGCGTGGCCAGGAACCTGGGAATGATTGCCGGAGGCACAGGTGCTGGCCCCAgggctgccccctccctccctccattgtGACGTGGCTGTGCCAGCTCCGGGTGCCCCTCAGAAGATTTGGTAATCATGGCCAAACTGGGGGTCCCCGGCAATGCCTAGAGCTCCCCGGGTGCTGCGAAACAAAATCACAGTCAGGTAGAAGCCCCCccgaaaatttatttttagttcacAGTATGAGAGAAAGATCAGGTGGGCTCTCCCAAGACCTCAAATTGAATGAATCTAATAAATTTTGCGTGAGAACAGAGAAGCAGCTAGGAATAGGACAGTGGAGAGAAGGAAAACTAGCATTGGGCATCTGCctgtgtcagacactgtgctaggCTCTTTATATGTATCCGTGACGTAGGTATGAGCCTTCCCTTTTTAGGGATGAGAAAACGGAGGTTCGGAGAGGTTGAATGCTTTCCGCATGGCTGGAGGCAGGGTCAGTGAGCAGCTCTGCCCAGTTTCAAAGCTCAGGCACTTAACCTGCAAGTCCAGGGCTCCAGGACCCTCATCACGGAGTCAGTAGGTGCTTAAAGTCATCTGGGATATCAAGCCCTACCCTCCAGCGGACTTCAGGAGATTCCTGGATTGGTTCTTTAGAAGGATTTCAACaacatgagggcttcccttgtggctcagctggtaaagaatccgcctgcaatgtgggagacctgggttcaatccctgggttgggaagatctccctggagaagggaaaggctacccactccagtattctggcctggagaattccatggactatagcccattaggtcgaaaagagtgggacatgactgagcgactttcactttgagtATTTTTTTCAACAACATGAACTTATGTGAACACTGAGCACCTGATCCCAAGTCACCTACCAGATAGGAAATTTAGTGAGTCTGGGATAAAGGGCACATCTGTCCAGAAATGTCGGTGCTGTGAAGTCACAGGAGAAGCACAGAGAATTAGGACATGAAGGAAAGCAGAGTTAAGGGCTGAGTAGAATTAAGCTGATCGAGTCGGGCAGCTCACAGGCAGGGATGGGAAGTGGGCCTCGCGTCTCACTGTGGGGCGTCTGTGTGCAGGAATCACTCCAATGCTGCAGCTGATCCGGGCCATCCTGAAAGACCCAGAAGATCCCACCCAGTGCTTTCTGCTGTTTGCCAACCAGGTTGCTTCGCTTTTCTCAGTCCTGGGATTTCATGGTTACTGTGTGGGGCGGGTGGTCCCGATGGGTACACTGGCCCAGCCTCTGCCCAGGGCTCTGCTGCAGTAGAGGGTCCTCCCCATAGTAAGCAGGACAGAGCATTGAGCCAGATTCCTCccctgagaaaagagaaagaggaaacatTTGCAGAGTGTAGAGACTGGCTCCTTGAGTTTCCTGTTACACAGTCCATCTTCATTCCTTTTATTGTGTCAGTAAAGGCTCCTTCCCTCGCCTTCCCTTCATCCTAACTCCCTCAAAGCCTTGCTTATACCCTTGAACTTCtgcttgctttttctttcctggTCAGAAAGTTGTTATAGCAGagaattttttatgttttggaatCTGAGAAGGTTCCTAAAGACTGCTTCTCCTCTTCATTTCAGACTGAAAAGGACATCATCTTACGAGAGGACTTGGAGGAGCTGCAGGCCCGACACCCCAGCCGCTTTAAGCTCTGGTTCACCCTGGATCACCCCCCAGAAGGTACCTCCCCACTGCTGGACGTCCAGATCAGGGTTCCCCCTGCCGTGGGTTCTGGTCTCAGTGAAACCCCCTGATGCTGCCAGCCTCTGAGTGCATGGACACAGTGCTCCCCTGGACCCTTCCCTGCTGTTCCTGTTGACCGGGGCTGGCAGGGCTGGCTGTCCTGCTGACCATTGGGTGCTGCTGCACCTGGAGGCCTTCTGAGGAGCCGAGCCGGAGCACCGTCCCCTGCCCGCGCTGCCCCCCGAGGCCAGCACGGCTCTGGAAGGTGGCGCTGTCCTCTCCCTGTGCAGGTTGGGCCTACAGCAAGGGCTTCGTCTCTGCGGACGTGATCCGGGAGCACCTGCCCGCTCCCGGGGAagacgtgctgctgctgctctgcggGCCGCCCCCGATGGTACAGCTGGCCTGCCACCCCAGCCTGGACAAACTGGGCTACTCGCCAAAGATGCGCTTCACCTACTGAGCCTCCCCGCACTCCCCTGGCCCTGTGGCTGCCCTCGGCCCCCAGTCAGCACCCAAAGGCCATAAGCCCTAGGCGCCCTTCCCGACAGTATCAGCCTATTTGCCTTACTCAGAGCTCAGGTCTGGATGGTCCCTGCAGGAACAACATCCTCATAGCCATGGAAGAGGGCCAAGGTGGAGTCTTCCCCTGGAAGGCCCCCAGTCTCCCTGTGATGACATGCAGGTCAGGCTCCTGGAGCGGATTCTCCCATGAGTCAGAGAAGAGGAAGCTTGCACACTTGTTCCAAGACTGGCTAGTTCCTTGATTGCATCACAGTCTTCTTTGTGTCTGTGGTGAAAGAACCCTGTTTAATGGGTTTCATTTAATATTTGGTGCTTAACCCATAGCAGACTGTGTATGGGGTGGGGGTACAGACTTACAAACCTTATCTTTAGAGACAAGGGAGTGGAGGAAATGGTCTCCTCAGCCTCAGAGAAAGGAATCTGAACTGCGTTTGGTGTCCGTCTTGCTCTGGACCTGCcgaggctggagggagggggctgCCCCTGGTCTGAGACTGCTACTGCTGCAGAAACCTCTGGGTTATGCCAATAAACGGGGCTCAAGCCCTGGGTTTCATCTAAGAGGCCGTTGTGTCTGGCGTCCTTGTTTCCAAGGCTTTTCATGCTGAGAATGTGAAGAGGAAGTGTTTCCCAGCATAGAATTTTCTTCACGTCTTCTACTGAACCTCGGAGTGGTTGTGCCCTGGCTGAAATGTGAGCTGTCCCTAAAGTCCACACTCCTCTCAGCAGCTGTCTCAGCAAAGCCAGAAGCGCAGGGTCTCCCTGGAGACGCCTCAGGAGGATGAAGGAGAATATAAGCGAGAGGGAAGCTTTTGGAGCCCAGGTGTCCTCACAGTGGTCCCAGGTTTGGCTGCTCCTGCTCTCCTGCCTTCTCTCGGCCCTTCACTGCACTTGTCCTTCAGGGTGCCTGGCAAATAAGTCAGAGTATTGTCTTTCTATTTGGAAGAGAAGCCTTGGTCCTTTAAAAAGTAACCTGACCTCACCAGCCCTGGCCAGACTGGTTGGTGCCTGGACAGAGTTCCCTGGGCCCATCTGTCCTGACCACCCTTTTCCTGTTCCAGCAGCTGGGCCCAGTCCACTCCCTCTCAGCATCATAGCGGGGTCCCTCCCTCTTCAGATCCTCTGTTAGTCACACTGGCACAAAACAATGCATCAGGAGGAAGGTTGGCATTGTTTTTCTGCATGGAACTGTGTCTGACTTCTGGGGCCCCAGAAAGGATGGCTGTGGGGCCCCCCAAGGTAGAGCCAGTGCTGAATTGCTCCTGGTGTCCCTTCTGGCATGTCTTGATCAGCTGGCATGTGTATGTACCGGGCTCTGTGAGCACTTGGACACCTAACCACCAAAAAGGAAAATCTTGCTTAGGATTGTTGGGCTCAGAGAGTGAAACACCCCAGCAAAGAGAATTCCCTACACAGAAGCTCATTCCTTGTCTTGCACGGGTTTCTGTCTTATCCACTCAATATACAAACATTAAGGACTTCCATGTACCAAGCCCTGTGCTAGGTCCTGAGGATTCACTGTTCTTAGACCTCAAACAACTCATAGTCTAGAGTAGGACAATGATAAATAACTACAACACGGTGAACACTATGGAACAGATACAAGGTGCAGATGGTAAGAGTTTTGAAAAGATtctgagaggaagagaagaacgTTTTTTAGTTAAAAGCCACATTGCAGGCATCGTGCCAAatgttcagttcaatctctcagttgtgtctgacgctttgtgaccccatggactacagcataccaggcctccctgtccatcaccaattcccagagtttactcaaactcatgtccatcgaggcaatgatgccatcaaccatttcatcctctgtcatccccttctcccgcttcaatctttcccagcatcagggtctttccaaatgagtcagttctttgcatcaggtggccaaagtattagagtttcagctttagcatcagtccgtccagtgaatattcaggactgatttcctttaggatggactggtttgatcttgtagtccaagggactctgaagagtcttctccaacaccacagttcaaaagcatcaattcttcagcactcagctttctttatagttcaattctcacatccatacatgactactggaaaaaccatagccttgactagatggacatttgttgacaatgtctctgctttttaatgtgctgtctaggttggtcctaacttttctaccaaggagcaagagccttttaatttcaaggctgcggtcaccatctgcagtgattttggagccccaaaatataaagtctgtcactgttttcccatctatttgccacgaagtgatgggaccagatgccatgatcttagttttctgattgttgagttttaagccaactttttcactctcctctttcactttcatcaagaggctctttagttcttcactttctgccataaggatggtatcatctgcatatcagaggttattgatatttctcacggcaatcttgattctagcttgtgcttcatccaatccagtgtttctcatgatgtactctgcatataagttaaataagcagagtgacaatacacagccttgacatactccttttcctatttggaaccagtctgttgttccatgtccagttctaactgttgcttcttgacatgcatgcagatttctcaggaggcaggtcaggtggtctggtattcccatctcttgaagaattttccacagtttgttgtgatccacacagtcaaaggctttggcatagtcaataaagcagaaatagatgttttcctggcactctcttgctttttcgatgatccaacagatgttggtaatttgatctctggttcctctgccttttctaaatccagcctgaacatctggaagctcatggttcacatactgatgaaggctggcttggagaattgtgagcattactttactagcatgtgagatgagtgcaattgtgcagtagtttgatcattctttggcattgcctttctttgggattggaatgaaaactgaccttttccagtcctgtggccactgctgagttttccaaatttgctggcatatggaatatagaactttcacagaatcatctttcaggatttgaaatggctcaactggaattccatcacttccactagctttgtttgtagtgatgcttcctaaggcctacttgacttcacattccaggatgtatggctctacgtgagtgatcacaccatagtgattatctgggtcttgaagatcttttttgtatagttctgtgtattcttgccacctcttaatatcttcagcttctgttatgtccataccatttctgtcctttattgtgcccatctttgcatgaaatgttcccttggtatctctaattttcttgaagagatctctagtctttcccattctattgttttcctctatttctttgcactgatcactgaggaaggcatttttatctctcttggctattctttggaactctgcattcaaatgggcatatctttccttttctcctttgctttcgcttctcttcttttctcacctatttgtaaggcctcctcagacaaccattttgcccttttgcatttctttttcttggggattgtcctgatcactgcctcctgtacaatgtcactaacctctgtccatagtttttcaggcactctatcagatctaatcactttaatctatttgtcacttccactgtataattgtaagggatttgatcaTGATCATGGTGTAATTGAATCCTTATGATAATCCTGAGTCTGGGATTCAGGATATGTAGGAAGTCACATAGCTGGTCAGTGGCTGGCAGAGCCTGAGTGTGAACCTAGGATTGTCTTGGTCCAAAGCCAAAACCAGAACTGGGCATTTTAAGTTGCTTGGATCTTTTGAAAGAGAATGACGGGGTGGGTGATCCAGCAGAAGGATCGGTGTGTACAAAAGCCTGAAGGACAGAAGAGAAGTTCATGTTGGAGAACTCGGCAAGTTCATTGAGGCCCAAATGCCAGAGGGCAAGTGGAGGCAGGTGAGGCCTGAGAGTGGGTGAGAGCCTTTAATGCCAAGCTGAGAGCAAACTCCTGTGGACAGCATCCATTTCTGAGGGTTTTATACAGTGGGCAGCACATGATAGCTAAGATTTGTGAAGCATTTATGATTTAACAAGCACCAAGCCAAAAACCTGCAGAAATTATCTCAATCCTGACAAAGAGCCTATGAAACAGCAgtgttttattcctatttttcagaCGAGGTACTTATCATGGAGGGTTCAAAAATGTGCTCAAGGTCAGAGGCTAGCCAGTGATGGAAGCCTGGGTCTATGTGATTCCAGAGCCTACAGTTTTAACCAGCACCTGGAGAATTATTCCCACTGCCCTGAAgcatccgttcagttcagtcgctcagttgtgtccaactctttgctatcccatggactgaagcacgcaggcttccctgtccatcaccaactcccacagcttgctcaaactcaggtccattgagtcggctctgctcattggaaaagaccctaaagcATCAGGATTATAATAAACCACCTTGTCTCTGCATCTTGAATAGACTGGTCACTTACCAGCCTTGTGACAAATGAGGTGTCACGCCCCCAGATGGCGGCTGCAGCACCCTGTGGTCCCCATCCAGCCTCAGCCGGAGCCCGGGCCAGAGCAGGGAGTCCGCAAGAAAGTCCAGCCAATGCCGCGCCGCTATTCCTGACCAGGAACCTGCTGGCCTCTTGCCTCACACGCGTGGGGCCCTCAGTAAGTATTtgcagaaaggaaggaggggcCATGAGGTTAAAGAAGAGGGATTAAGAAGTGCCCAGCCTAGAGGACAGGTGCGGGATAGGAAATTCAGCATTGCTTCACAGGGCTCAGTCTAATTCCCAGAAATTCCTTCCTCAACGGGAGCAGAGGTTAGCAACTTGTGGGGTGTGGG is drawn from Bubalus kerabau isolate K-KA32 ecotype Philippines breed swamp buffalo chromosome 5, PCC_UOA_SB_1v2, whole genome shotgun sequence and contains these coding sequences:
- the LOC129653467 gene encoding NADH-cytochrome b5 reductase 1, which codes for MGLQPSPVLLASLGVGLLTLLGVALGAYLVRRSRRPPVTLLDPNEKYQLRLLDKTTVNHNTKRFRFALPTAHHVLGLPVGKHVYLSARIDGSLVIRPYTPVTSDEDQGYVDLVIKVYLKGVHPKFPEGGKMSQYLDSLKIGDVVEFRGPSGLLTYAGKGKFNIQPNKKAPPEARVARNLGMIAGGTGITPMLQLIRAILKDPEDPTQCFLLFANQTEKDIILREDLEELQARHPSRFKLWFTLDHPPEGWAYSKGFVSADVIREHLPAPGEDVLLLLCGPPPMVQLACHPSLDKLGYSPKMRFTY